ATATAAAGAATTATATTCTTACATCATATTCTTAATATATTCAAACATTCTTACATCGACATCATTGCTCAGGGTTTCCATTAGTTTAAATTTTGCTTCTTCTCCAATTTCTAATTTTACTTTCTGTTTTATAAAATCATTATCTTTAAAAGTCGGTAAATGTTTTTCTAGTTCTTTCTCAGATGCTTCACGATCTACAGTACTGccttttaaatcaaattttctgtaaaataatttattattatatatatttatataaatggTTTCATACTTGTGAATTGTCAAGTGCGAGCTGAAAACATTCCGCgtgacaacaaaataatattgcaCACTTTCCACTGTGATACGGTACATTCCCAAATATTGCGGTAAAAGAGTTTTACCATGCCTCTCAACTacatactaaaaaaaatatattaaaaaagattgtatcgtaaaaatataattatacctACGGGATGATATTGCTTTAAAAAAGCGTGCATACGCTCTATTTCTTCAGAGGTTaaactttttattataaaaaatttatcatAGCTTTGATAGAACTGTGCTCCTGATTTTCCAGAGGAATCGATTTTGATAGGTTGTGAACGTGTCAATGATTCTCGGAAATCCACATCATCAACCCCAAATCTTTCTCGCAAGTTTCGAAAAACCAAGGGGCAATACTCTTTTACTTTAAAGTGTGACGGCATATtttcccttaaaaaaatacaacaaaaacaaataaaggaAGGCTAGAGAATAATAAAGTTAGATGGAACAGATggttatatacccttgcagattcTAATGGTTAACAAAGTTCTGTTGCTAGAAATATCGTAGAATATTTCTATAGAAATAGAAGTATCGTAGGCTTTAACTCAAGAAACCAGTAAGTATTAagactaaatatttttaaccaTTGCATACTAATAGTTTCGAAACTACGCAAGTTTTCCAAACAAATCTGtcaacatttatttatacttatgatattatatataatCCCTAGACCGAACTTTTTCGTCTTAAAAGAGCCACAGATTTGAGTTTAACTTTTGCGTTCTAATAGATTTTTCTCCCCCAGGCAACTTAGTTTCTCTGATTATGCAACAAGTAAAGGAATAAAGcaggggtgcccaagctcagcaCAGGCAGAGCAAACTTcaataccaatgcaaaaaatcaccaatacattggagcgagaacatttttttttccattacatttcaatattaaagaaatataaaaataatcattaaaaaaaaattaaaaactgtaataaaattatagataAAAGAAATTTATAGCTCCGATGTTAACCATTCTGTTTGAGAACTCAACCAAAAGTGATTTtctgcagtgaaaagttttcgacAATACAAAGACGAAATGCCTTTTTTATTAGTAcgaaaaactgagaaactatACATTTGTGGTTGTATAGCTCGGCAACAATCAAAGAGAGTgggaaaaaacgaaaaatggtttttgtatttggcCTTTGCCTATGCTGAGAGCAACACACGTATATGACATTTCATTTCCCATATGAAAGAGCAATTCCAACAAAAAAGAAGCACCGATAGCAATGGGGCTGGGCACCCCTGGAATGAAGCAACAAATATAGAGAAATACATTAACTAAgcatgaatatattttttaaactaaaatgcCTTTTTTCAGGGTATTTTTGAACTCTCTTAAacgatattataattttggtcaaaagtgtgcaacgtagCGAAGAACCCCATAAGatacattcttgatcaggCTCACCCCTTAAGTTGTTATAAGCATGTCAgtctgtttttctgtttttacgAAAACTTGTCTCCCAGTTTTAAAGTTATCCACTTCAAACTTTGCACATTCCCTTTGTGCCTTGGCACGCAATAAATACATAAGTTAAAACGCAGTATTTACCACAGTAAGGTTTTCCTGCCAtttaactgaacaatcggaaattaACCAACTTTGGAGTTTTTAACAATAGAAGCtttgatacaatttttaagaaatttgtattctaataaattattaatgaaattttcaacGATGTCCGATTTTtgagatatatatccgatcGTGCCCTTAATAAGTATCCATATACTTAACTGCAAggatatatcaacttcggatcTGGCCGAAAttaactttcctttcttgtatatttgtatttttaattttaatcatgtAATCAACTCTATTCATACTTGTTGAACAAGTGATTATCAACTTTTATTTTGGAATAAGCCCGAAAGTCATCTGGCAGCAGCATAACAGGTATATTTACATGGCTCAGCTCATTAatctgaaattaaaaataaattaatgcaAGTTGCTTGCTAAAAGAATATACACACATAAGTACTCACAGTGTGATTGATTCCCCACATAAAAACGCTTAGAATCGGTTCATTCGCTCTAAACAGTTTAACTTTTTGATGTTTTActctaaaatgtttttttttcaatatgcGTGGCTGAGAAGTGGATGAAATCTTTTTGTCCATGGTTTCGCTGTGTACGTCTTGAAAAACAATATGCAAATACATACATGTGTATGTAAAAGTATTATATCAAATTAAATTAGAATAAATATCCCACCAGATGAAAGAATTTAAAGatagatattaaaaatataagctacattaattataattaaaataacatTAATGTTAATTAAGATTAAATATAAGTTTAAGACATTAAGATTAATGtttgttaaataattttcccTTAATACCTgtgtaaaaatgtttattgtttgTTCAAAGCATATGTACATTTGTATTTATATAAAAgtgtaatttgtttatttaatacttACGATGAGATTAGATacgatttattatattatgcATCGGTTAGTTAAGCTATTCTTGCAATAATAAGTAATTTTCATCAATTCTTCGGTATTATATGAATAAACTCTAATATATTTGTCTACAGTGTAGCCAGGATTAGAAATTCCAAAAATCTAAAGATATGAGTATTTTAGAAGCAAGTATTTTTCGTTATTAGTATTTTTGGTATGGTGTGGATTTAGTATATAAAATGTATGttatatactttttgttaTAGCCGATAAGAGTAATCGGGCAAGACGATGTAGGTTAAAGGCCCCAGTGATTGGTGCTGGGTGGCAGCACAGGGAAACAGGGAAATATTGAATTGACCGGGACGGTTCAAAAATTGcctaatctttttttttggaacctCATTTTTGCTGGCTGGTTCATTTTTTGGAAGCTTAACTAAGTGGAACCCACCCGAGAATAGaccagaaaataataatatatacaaCTCTTAAAATCATATTATTaaggtatttaaattttgtttaattttaaggtGTATTTTCTGTTACATCTGTTGTTTCTCCTATTCATTCTGATTTATTATATGGGCTAATCCTGGGGTCGCAAACGTACGGAATTagtgcaaaaaattaaagaaaaaaacattttctgaaaCTCTTTGTTTCCGATAGCATTTGGTGAGTTCTTTTCTTAGTGTAAATTATGGTTCTaatggatttttcattttcataatacAGTCGAATACAGCATCGTTAAAGCATCGTTAGATTTAGCAGACAGCTATGCCACCTTTATGTCGCTATGCATTATGAATTTTGTGTTTCTCTCGCTGTTTTCGTTTAGTTAGTTGATTTTTTTCGGAGAGTAACATCATTCTGTGAAAATGTCACAAAAACGACATTTTGGAAGAAGTTTTGCCCAAAAATTCTGAAAGTGACGAGGATGATGACGCCGATGGAGCAGAAATTTTAACGAATTTACAAGCCAGAGAATTAATTCCTCAACTCAAACATTATATTTCATGATGTGTCAAATGGTGTCTTTGACAACCTAATATGTAGGCTTAGAAAAcgcaatgaaaaaaaataaaagaaaaaaacaccaaGCAATCAAAAATTACCAACTTAccaattatttttaagcttgaattttttttttttttataatttaatgtttctgtttaattgtaaaatttttttcttacaattttatgttattgtttaattttctttaatatgaAAAACTTACAAATGAatgtacgtatgtatgtataaactTTATAACTTCATAAACTTTAAGGCTTGATTTctccttttaaaataaagataattaaataaaacaaattttatttctatatttctatagacaaatgaaaaaaaaaacaagaaaggaaagctaacttcgggcggagccgaagtttatatacccttgcagctaaaaccggatatatatcgcaaacatcggatatagttggccgatccttatgaaatttggtaggatggatcaaaatataatctgtaccaagttccagctttctatcttcaaaaacacgaaagttgggtcatttccgatcgttgagttatatggcagctataggatatagtcggccgatccttatgaaatttggcatgtcgtaatgtgttgccaaaaatagctctcatgtcaaatttgaactctctaactctaaaaacaccaaagttataccatttacgatcaatcagttatatggcagctataggatatagtcggccgatcccggccgttccgacttatatactgcgtgcaaaggaaagaagggtgtgtgcaaagtttcaagacgatagctttaaaactgagagactagtttgcgtagaaacagacagacggacagacggacagacggacatgctcatatcaactcaggaggtgatcctgatcaagaatatatatactttatagggtcggagatgtctccttcactgcgttgcacacttttggacaaaattataataccctctgcaagggtataataaaacttattttaacattttatcttaaataactaatttataaaataaaaataacataaaaaagGCACACTtacagaaaaactaaaaaataaattaatctaagttaaattaatattttgtggGTAATCCATTTTGCTTAATTACTGCATCCAACCGTCTTGGCATTGAAGATACCAGATTTTGGGTTGTTTCCGCCCCGATATTCCGCCACTCTTCTATTAGAGCCACCTTTAGCTCGGCCTTTGTTTTAATAGCGCGTTTTTTAACGCGCCTGTCTAGCTCTTCCCATAAATGTTCGATTGGGTTGAGGTCTGGGGATTGGGGCGGATGTGGCAGAGTGTGTTTCACATTGTGTGCGATCCACATACGTACATCATGAGCAGTATGTTTGGTGTTATCATGTTGAAATGAGAATGTGGGTGGCAAGTTCAACTTTTCcgcacttttttttaagtttctttttaaaattttcaaatagtaCTTCTTGTCCATGATACCTTCGATGAACTCCAGCTCGCCGACACCTGAAGCGGACATGCAGCCCCACACCACAACGCCTCCACCACCATGTTTTACAGTCCCTGCAAGGTTATTTTTTGTAAGTTCGGTATTCGGCTTTCTCCAGACATGTTGTCGGCCAGCAgattgaaaaatgtttaatttgcTCTCGTCGGAAAATATTACGGTATTCCAAAAATCCTCAGACTTCTTAATATACTCCTTTGCATATTCCACACGCATCTTTTGGTTAACTTTAGATATTAAGGACTTTCTTCTAGCCACCCGGCTGTTGTAGTTTGCCTCATGTAGCGTCCTTCGCACCGTTATAGGATGAATATCTTTGCCAAACTGCTCTTTCACTTCTGCAGCTATCTGGGTTGATGATAATTTTGGATTCACCATTATCTTTTTTATTATGTTGGCCTGTTCCCGGGAGGTCAAAGCCTTGGGTCGGCCCTTAAAACGCTGGACAACGCTGCGAATGGTAAATCGGCTTCTGTCCATTATTTCACCAATCTCAGCATACGATTTGCCTTGATCGTGCAAATGTAGAATAATTTTTCGCTCCGATTCTGTGGTGTCCTTCTTTCTCCCGGtcatatttaagaaaatttgttaattttggTCCAAAACAAGGCAAAACGACGCTTTTAATATGGAAATTTTTGGCGATGCCAATTAGAGTCAAAAGATAACGGGACTTTTGACGAAGAAAAGTGGTCGatgaaatttttccaaaaagttAATTACAACTTAAGTGTGCCAATAATTTTGTTCGTTGAAATTGAGCCCTtgtttatgttatttttatacccttgcagagggtattataattttggtcaaaagtgtgcaacgcagtgaaggagacatctccgaccctataaagtatatatattcttgatcaggatcacctcctgagttgatatgagcatgtccgtctgtccgtctgtccgtctgtccgtctgtctgtttctacgcaaactagtctctcagttttaaagctattgtcttgaaactttgcactaatccttctttcctttgcacgcagtatataagtcggaacggcccggatcggtcgactatatcctatagctgccatataactgattgatcggaaatggtataaatttggtgtttttaaagttagagagttcaaattttaggtgagagctttttttggcaacataatacgacatgccaaatttcataaggatcggccgactatatcctatagctgccatataactgaacgatcgaaaatgacccaactttcgtgtttttgatgatagaaagctggcacttggtacacattctatttttggtcagttaatccgatctaccaaatttcataacgatcggttgactatatcttatagctgacatataactgtacgatcggaaatggtttttggtagaaataccaactttggtatttttgaagatagaagcttgagactttttttagattttgtattgtaataaattggattatatattcatattcccataaggatcggccaactatatccgatgtttgagatatatatccggttttagctgcaagggtatatcaacttcggctccgcccgaagttagctttgctttcttgttattttataaattagttatttaagataaaatgtttaaatacgatttattattttgttcatTTGTTATactatagaaataaaatttgtttcatttaattatctttattttaaaaggagAAATCAAGCCTAAAAGTTTATGAAGCCCGCTGTGCCAAAAATTTAGTTCGCCACTGTATGTACAtacttataatttttgtttaattttaataaagttaaatacatatgtacccattatgtaaaatgtaaaaaccCGGTTTATTTGACTCTTTCATTTTGAGCCCCGTAAAATAGAAATCTCGATAAATCGAATTCCCGTCTAATTCGTAAAAAAAAGTGATCCCCTTGCCATTTCGAATTATCGACtggaatggaatattttaatCAGGGTCGTAGCTAGCATGGGGAAGGTGGGGCGGTGACCCAGGGACCCCGATATACAGGGCCCCGCTGGCGCCCCTTCTTATCGACCACTCTTTTAGTTCTGAAAAAGCCTTACCATGGCTTTCGGACTTTCTGAATGTGCTTTAAATGGATCACAATAgtctaacaaaataaaaaaattctaaatttgtttacatttttcttAGATAATGTACAAAACAACAtgtttttgctttatttcAACATATCTAAGTATCTCATTTGGTAAGTACCATTAAAAACGCCGCTTTCTCGCTTTGCAAGCCGCAAATTCGTCGATCGCTTGGCTGAAATCGATCTTTCTTGTTCGCTCATTTTCAATCGATAATAATGCCAATCCACACAATCGCTCTTACCCCTTAGAGCTTCTCAAATAATGTttaatcaatttcaatttcgaaaAAGATCCTTCCGCCGTTGCAACTGTTTGCACGCCTTCACATACCTTGAACAGTTCCCGTATCAAGAGACGATGCAGACGTGGATGATAACCAATTAACGAATTGAccggaaattttttttgcttcattctctttctttcgttttttctctctttttttgcTCCGCTGGGATAGATACGTTTCATCGcgcaatttaaaaatatatatctgtaCGCAGAATAATTATACAATTGTCTGATTCTATTGTTTGTCATTAGCACCTCAATTGAGCAGCTGATTCGCGTCAATCGAGGTGTCGAACAGTGTTCGGGACCACTATACGCGCCTGAAATTCAAACGTTCCACACATAGACAACCCTACGGGGGTTGGGGCGGGGCCGGCCTGGCCCTGTATATCGAGGGCCCGGGTCATAACTTTAATCATAACAATaactttacttttaaaatttaccCAATGAAATATCtctattagttttttttaaattcataaaaaacatgtttcaccaaatttattttgtttattttgtaaagtaTATATTATCTTGATCAtcatcaacagccgagtcgataaaGACACGTCTGTTGTAACGAACAGTCAACTTTATGAGGTGGCATCTCTGGACCATCGGGTGAGAAAAGAGGGCTGCACGCGGTTGCCAGCTATGTAGGTCTCGTCGGCCAATGAATGGGTCTTATAGGGCACCCTTTCTCTCCCTGATGCTTACCTCAAAgatcataaaaaatatcactAATAGAATGCGTGCACGGCCTCTTGAACTGCGAAGACCTAACATAGTCCCCTCAGAACAGATTTTATCTGGATCATCAAGATCCCCGAGAACGCAAAAGGTTAGGCGGATTCAGCGGCAAGGCGGTGGCGAATTATCTTTCTTTTACttcattataaaattcatgTTTATTAGGTTAAATTTTACTCCAATGGGATAATTCTTAAAGTTAGCTTAAATTAGGAAATTATCGAATATTACTTCATTTCATTTATCTTTTTCTTTACGCTTCACCGCTCCGTGGTGAAAGGCTATATGCGCCTAGCGCACGCGGTTTCGCTATGTATCTGCGCGATTTTCTACAATAAActcggccgactttatccaCGGGCTACAATTCATTAGCCCGGTTTGGCGACGCTTTTATTTCACCTCCGGATCGGCTCCAACGGCTCGCTCACGGTCTCAAGGTGAGGGCAATCGTTCACTTGGTGGATCCCCTTCGGCCGGGAATCGGACTACGCGGTAGACAAAATGTTTactcagccagccagcctttATTTAAAACGGAACCCTCCGCTCACCAACTCCACCCGTTTCTACAGGGCACCACGAGGCCACCAGATAGACCGACTTCGCTCCCTTCTCTGCGGAGGAACGTCCCTTAAAAGAGCCGCGAACGCTCCGAGTCTATCTCCCGAGTTTGGTTGCCTCGGACCACAATTAGCGGCTTCTCTAACAAAATCCGCTGTCCTTTCAGCTCTCGCCTCTCCGGCTACAGGTATCTGCCTGGGGGAGGGCGAtcataattatacccttgcagagagtattataattttgatcaaaagtgtgcaacgcagtgaagaagacaacTCCGAtgctataaagtatatatattcttgatcagaatcacctcctgagttgatatgagcatgtccgtctgtccgtttgtccgtctgtctgtcggtttctacgcgaactagtctcttagttttaaagatatcgacatgaaactttgcacacatccttctttcctttgcacgcagtagtaaaatataagtcggaacgattgaaaacggccgactatattctatagctgccatataactgattgatcggaaatggtataactttggtgtttttagagttagagagttcaaagagagctgattttaaaaaaaatattacatgccaaatttcaaaaggactggccgactatatcctatagctttcatataactgaacgatcggaaatgacccaacttccgtgtttttgaagatagaaagatggaacttagttcagattctatttttggtcagataacccgacctaccaaatttcacgatcggtcgactatatcttatagctgtcaacTAACTGATTGATCCgcaatggtatttggtagaaatacaaactttggtatttttgaagatagaagcttaagactttttttttagatattttattgtaatgaattggatttattatgatatttttataaggattgatattttaactgcaagggtctatcaactttggctccgcccgaagttagctttcctttcttgttggcAAATAGTAGCAGGTGGCAAATAGTTAAAAATTATACGCAGTTTCAAACAATAAAGTGATTCTATAGTTTTATTCAAAACACACTGTACATTGCACATAAGTGTTTTGTCTTATTCAGTGTCTTATTAAGTGTCTTATTCATAACCTCATTCGATATCTGAGGAACATAAATATAACTAAAATTCTAAAGCTATtcataaatgcaaatttgtaTTAATGTGATGTACAGTCGTGAAATCGTTTAAGCCGCGACACATTAGAAAATATTCTCCTTTTTCGCCTAAACTCAACACACTTATGTATATAATGCGATCGACAACTTGAGTTTATTTGAAGACGacgattaaatatttaataattaaatttagaatagcttaattttttaattttgatttaattaggagttattagtatttatttgttgtttctgaatgaactaaatattaaatattattacttattaatattttttattatctaCAAATCATTCTTACAAGGGTAAAGAAAGTGGGTAAGGAAGAAAGGAGGTAAAGAAAGTGGTTACACAGTGACGgtgcataaaaaacaaaaaaaaaactacgataGAGCAGTAgcacatacaaaaatatttgttgcaCTGCTCTGCTCTCGCTCTAGATTTTTGGCTACGGCTACGAGGAGCACAGAATATTGCTAATTTTTCTGCTATTGCTGTAGCTATAGCTTTAAACTTCTCGCTCTTAAAGCTtggagcagagcagagcagataattttcatttttctgctaCGGCTCCGCTCCCGCTCTCGGAAAAATGACATCGGTAGCAATAGCAGAGCAATATTTCTATGCATCTCGCTGCTACGGAGTAGTAAATGCAAACCCTGGTGCCAGTCACGAGATCTTCATTTCGAAGTAGCAATTTGTTTTAGCTGTCATCTCTGGTCAATTCAACTTGGAAACCAACGTTGAAGCGACTTGATTCTCAGAGTTCATTTCAACTAATTTGTGGATCAGATCCAGGCCTCCGATCTGAAGAGCCAAAAGAATATATCAGGCCCGTTCGATCCCGACCTAACCTAACACACTCACCGTCACTGCGACTCGCGACCTGCCTTTCTTTGGCGCCGACCCTTTGGCGTGTCTGCCAACAAGCTGCGGCTTGTTGGATCGTGGATCTCCGGACAATAAGATATTGATCTATAGGATTTGGCACGCCCAGAAATCACAAATTGCTGTATCGTCAGTACAtgaagttttttgaaaaacttttgatgcTAAACTATGGTATTTATATATGGAATTTGAATTTCATCCAAactaatatatttttagaggAAATATACCTATTTTTCGCAGTGCCTATAAAACCGCTTGTGCGGATTTGCCTTGAGAGgttattaaattattcataaaCACTCCTATTTTATTGTGACAATGGAAAagctgcgtcattggaaaGGAGACACCGCTGGGTCTCATTTTGCAGCCCCCGTTTATTTCTATCAGCAATGGGGAGAAAAAGGCTACAATATGTGCCAGTTTGTCCTGGAACCCAGTGAGTTTGCCTGTGCTAGGCACGTTAGAAAATATGCTTACATCAACGCCCTCAAATTCGTTAATCTTAAATTGGAAGTTTCGGAGCAACATTTCTCGTCTTCAATGATAACTTTTGGCCTATGTCAGTAAAAGTCAGCCGTTTTGTGTAGGCTTTCTACCTGCTAAGGTTTTTGACCTCCCGGCTAGTTTCACTGGCAGCTTCTTGTTGTATTTGCCTTGCGCTGTGCCTCCTTTCTGGCGAAATGTTGGCAGCTTCTTATGTATTTGCGCTGGGCTGTGCCTCCTTTCAGGCTATTTAGGCTGCGAACATGGACTTTAGTGCTGGTCAGTTCATCTTAAGATCAATCGTCTGGTCTCGGGACCCTTAGTCACTCTGCATGGTTCCTCTCAATGTTTACTAATCTCATGCAATTGATGTTATGAATGATGTTTAAAGTATGTCCCTCTCCCAAAAATACAGTATTTTTTACGATTTATCTAATATTTTTGAtcttatgtttttaaataatgtaGTTAATAGTAGAGTAGAACTTTTTTTTCACGGTCTTTTAAAATTGAAGGAATAGATATTCCTATATTCGTGCACCAATTAGTGCACCAGCTTGCATGGCTGCATTCATCAcaagaggcccagacgactgAGAAACTTAATAGAAAGACAGAAACGTATCTGAGAAGAATTActtaagaaatttaaaatacttgTTGTAGCAGAGACAATTGTTGTTCGAACATATTGTTGCTGGAACATAATTCGAAACAGATTCTCTTCGGTTCCGCGATGGCGACGCAACTCAAAAATTATGGCGACGCAGGTTCCTTGCCCCACCAAGCTCGGGATCAGGGAACAACAGAAGCCAGGGAAGTGCTTCAAATATAGTTGGCCCGAACGCCTTGCTAAACCGAGTACTGTCGAAAAGGGAAAAAAGCTTAAGGGCAGAAGGAAATAGAAATTGGGAGTTCCCGCTACCGTCGACTTATCGGAGTCACCGAAGCTCAACCCACAATCAAAGTTTGCAAGAATCATAGATAGACGGGCGCAGGAACGAAATTACGGCTAGAACAAATGTTGTACCATAGGGACGAAAGGTACTACAGAGAAGCACTACAGAAAGGTAATATTTGATAAATGgcaatttcatttttcattttttttgcaaacagAAAAAGCATCTGAATGGTACTGACTACTCAAGAGAACTCGCAGGAACCATATTGcaggaatttaaaaaaaagtccgtGTGTCCAACGCCAACTCGCCATTCTCGACCCGTGGCTCCGGAGATGGAGCAtcatcaaaaatcctgagaaatcGTCGCAAACCACCTCACACTCAATAGAGGGAATTCCCGCTGGCTAGCCTTGAGGGCATTGGAAATCATCATTTataattgtagaagtccataaattttCCTTCCGATATTAAGAAGTAAAGAGGCAGTAATTGATAAGATTCAGTTACTTGACTggatttgtatcgatgtggcctgcaaaaAGTTTGCTGCAAACCTTTtgtaaaaatggtgtttgatGCGTTCTCTGATAAGAGCACCAGCTCCGCCGTGGGCCATccggatgatctgtgcggtagattgtatAGCATCTTATTTAAAAGTTGTATTTGTTTGATGCTTTACCACTAGTAGCATAACGTAAATACGGTTTTCGTAAAGGAATTGTGACAATTGTAGTGagatgccgtgagacaccattggcgttgaTACTCGTAGAgtctgcatagattatttagactgttgtgatacgagcagctgtattaCCATGTTCTGATTTTGAACAAGTgcttgcatggtcgttttcatgaatgacataagctccatcatactttgttggagggtaagcatcatagtttttgttttgctatGGGGCTGTTCTGGAGCCTGTTTTCCATTCGAGATCTTAGAGCAttggcataggagaagccgttggtggtgtttagggGACAGAATGAGAACCTCGTAGCTTTGGCAAAGAAGCATCTGGCGTA
This is a stretch of genomic DNA from Drosophila bipectinata strain 14024-0381.07 chromosome 4, DbipHiC1v2, whole genome shotgun sequence. It encodes these proteins:
- the PIP4K gene encoding phosphatidylinositol 5-phosphate 4-kinase type-2 alpha isoform X1; this encodes MDKKISSTSQPRILKKKHFRVKHQKVKLFRANEPILSVFMWGINHTINELSHVNIPVMLLPDDFRAYSKIKVDNHLFNKENMPSHFKVKEYCPLVFRNLRERFGVDDVDFRESLTRSQPIKIDSSGKSGAQFYQSYDKFFIIKSLTSEEIERMHAFLKQYHPYVVERHGKTLLPQYLGMYRITVESVQYYFVVTRNVFSSHLTIHKKFDLKGSTVDREASEKELEKHLPTFKDNDFIKQKVKLEIGEEAKFKLMETLSNDVDLLTKLHIMDYSLLVGVHDSVRAEEEALHGDHNQAAGRSENSESEECDSGERWTYNTPPDSPRGAQYKEVVYEVDIYAIPSIEEKREIYFIAIIDVLTQYGVKKQAAKAAKTVKYGSNVDGISTCDPEQYAKRFLDFMDKAIE
- the PIP4K gene encoding phosphatidylinositol 5-phosphate 4-kinase type-2 beta isoform X4; protein product: MPSHFKVKEYCPLVFRNLRERFGVDDVDFRESLTRSQPIKIDSSGKSGAQFYQSYDKFFIIKSLTSEEIERMHAFLKQYHPYVVERHGKTLLPQYLGMYRITVESVQYYFVVTRNVFSSHLTIHKKFDLKGSTVDREASEKELEKHLPTFKDNDFIKQKVKLEIGEEAKFKLMETLSNDVDLLTKLHIMDYSLLVGVHDSVRAEEEALHGDHNQAAGRSENSESEECDSGERWTYNTPPDSPRGAQYKEVVYEVDIYAIPSIEEKREIYFIAIIDVLTQYGVKKQAAKAAKTVKYGSNVDGISTCDPEQYAKRFLDFMDKAIE
- the PIP4K gene encoding phosphatidylinositol 5-phosphate 4-kinase type-2 beta isoform X3, with the translated sequence MDKKISSTSQPRILKKKHFRVKHQKVKLFRANEPILSVFMWGINHTINELSHVNIPVMLLPDDFRAYSKIKVDNHLFNKENMPSHFKVKEYCPLVFRNLRERFGVDDVDFRESLTRSQPIKIDSSGKSGAQFYQSYDKFFIIKSLTSEEIERMHAFLKQYHPYVVERHGKTLLPQYLGMYRITVESVQYYFVVTRNVFSSHLTIHKKFDLKGSTVDREASEKELEKHLPTFKDNDFIKQKVKLEIGEEAKFKLMETLSNDVDLLTKLHIMDYSLLVGVHDSVRAEEEALHGDHNQAAGRSENSESEECDSGERWTYNTPPDSPRGAQYKEVVYEVDIYAIPSIEENKYSGD
- the PIP4K gene encoding phosphatidylinositol 5-phosphate 4-kinase type-2 beta isoform X2, producing MDKKISSTSQPRILKKKHFRVKHQKVKLFRANEPILSVFMWGINHTINELSHVNIPVMLLPDDFRAYSKIKVDNHLFNKENMPSHFKVKEYCPLVFRNLRERFGVDDVDFRESLTRSQPIKIDSSGKSGAQFYQSYDKFFIIKSLTSEEIERMHAFLKQYHPYVVERHGKTLLPQYLGMYRITVESVQYYFVVTRNVFSSHLTIHKKFDLKGSTVDREASEKELEKHLPTFKDNDFIKQKVKLEIGEEAKFKLMETLSNDVDLLTKLHIMDYSLLVGVHDSVRAEEEALHGDHNQAAGRSENSESEECDSGERWTYNTPPDSPRGAQYKEVVYEVDIYAIPSIEVKPYLKKINF